From the Flavobacteriales bacterium genome, one window contains:
- a CDS encoding Gfo/Idh/MocA family oxidoreductase: MKSKIKIGVLGCSSFARRSFLPAILLCDKLELHAVASRTKEKAEEFANQFGCKAIVGYENLINDEEVQIVYMPLPTGLHKEWIQKAIAKGKHLLVEKTFAMNYGYAEVFVSLAKENGILIRENFQFQYHAQHEKIKELVLNGTIGELKSMRAAFGYPAENRSDQILNIELGGGALFILGCYTLKVS; the protein is encoded by the coding sequence TTGAAATCGAAAATTAAAATAGGCGTTTTAGGATGTTCATCTTTTGCAAGAAGATCTTTTCTTCCTGCCATATTACTGTGCGATAAATTGGAGCTACACGCTGTTGCAAGTCGCACGAAAGAAAAGGCAGAAGAATTTGCAAATCAATTCGGATGCAAGGCAATTGTAGGTTACGAGAATCTAATCAATGACGAAGAGGTGCAAATTGTTTATATGCCTCTCCCAACCGGATTACATAAAGAGTGGATTCAAAAAGCAATTGCCAAAGGCAAACATTTATTAGTGGAAAAAACGTTCGCAATGAATTATGGCTATGCTGAAGTGTTTGTTAGTTTGGCAAAGGAAAATGGTATTTTGATTCGAGAAAATTTTCAATTCCAATATCACGCTCAACATGAAAAGATTAAGGAGCTTGTTTTAAATGGGACAATTGGAGAATTGAAAAGTATGCGAGCTGCTTTTGGATATCCCGCCGAAAATAGATCGGATCAAATTTTAAATATAGAATTAGGGGGTGGGGCTCTATTTATATTGGGTTGCTATACCTTAAAGGTTTC